Proteins from one Coffea arabica cultivar ET-39 chromosome 8c, Coffea Arabica ET-39 HiFi, whole genome shotgun sequence genomic window:
- the LOC113705569 gene encoding isoleucine N-monooxygenase 2-like: MNCTSGLRVDSSLRFTSISCIPYLSGFMALVLLVFTMGKWIMICLKNNKPRFPLPPGPKPLPFFGCIFQMLRNRPTHRWIYKVMDDMNTEIACFRIFGVHIIPVTSPELAREFFKKHDSIFSNRPVCMSAELSSEGFLTTGLSPLGDQYKKMKRMIVSSVLSPAKHQWLHSKRAEEADHLVNYVYNQCKDDATSGLVDIRLATRHYLGNVIRKMIFNKRFFGKGMEDGGPGAEEVEHVNALFKLLAYIYAFSLSDYMPWMKIFDFDGHRKVLTMAIACVRRHHDPEIEKRIKTWESGLKNEEEDLLDVLIRLKDNKGRPLLTTEEIRAQITELMFATVDNPSNAVEWALAEMLNQPEMLQKATEEIDAVVGKDRLVQESDLARLKYVKACAKEAFRLHPYAPFNVPHVSTQDTVVGGYFIPKGSHVILCRPGLGRNPRIWGDSLKFKPERHMNDMDDARMDLNDPELNMLSFSTGRRGCPGVLLGSTLTVMLLARLLQCFNWKIPSGLSQIDLAEGMDAGFLAKPLFAVAEPRFPQFN; encoded by the exons ATGAATTGCACATCCGGTCTTCGTGTTGATTCAAGCTTGAGATTTACCTCAATTTCTTGCATCCCATATCTCTCAGGATTCATGGCTCTGGTTTTGTTGGTCTTTACAATGGGCAAATGGATAATGATTTGTCTAAAGAACAACAAACCTCGATTCCCTCTCCCTCCTGGCCCAAAACCCTTGCCTTTCTTTGGTTGCATTTTCCAGATGCTAAGAAACAGACCAACACATCGATGGATATACAAAGTCATGGATGATATGAATACCGAAATCGCTTGTTTCCGCATTTTCGGTGTTCACATCATTCCTGTCACTTCTCCTGAACTCGCTCGCGAGTTCTTCAAGAAACACGACTCGATTTTCTCCAACAGACCTGTTTGCATGTCTGCAGAACTTAGTAGTGAAGGATTCTTGACGACAGGCCTTTCTCCTTTGGGCGATCAatacaagaaaatgaagagaatgATCGTTTCCAGTGTGCTGTCACCTGCTAAACACCAATGGCTTCATAGCAAGCGAGCAGAGGAAGCAGATCATTTGGTTAACTATGTTTACAATCAGTGTAAGGACGACGCCACTTCTGGGCTAGTGGACATAAGATTGGCTACGCGACACTACTTGGGAAATGTGATTAGAAAGATGATTTTCAACAAGAGATTCTTCGGGAAAGGAATGGAAGATGGAGGACCAGGTGCTGAGGAAGTTGAACATGTTAATGCACTCTTCAAACTCCTTGCTTATATTTATGCATTTAGCTTATCCGATTACATGCCCTGGATGAAGATTTTTGATTTTGATGGCCACAGAAAGGTTCTTACTATGGCCATTGCATGTGTACGAAGGCACCATGATCCTGAAATTGAGAAAAGGATTAAAACGTGGGAGAGTGGCctgaaaaatgaggaagaagacCTTCTGGATGTCCTAATCAGGCTCAAAGATAACAAAGGCAGACCGCTCTTAACAACTGAGGAGATCAGAGCACAAATTACT GAACTAATGTTTGCAACAGTCGATAATCCATCAAATGCTGTGGAATGGGCATTAGCAGAGATGCTAAATCAACCTGAAATGCTTCAAAAAGCCACAGAAGAGATAGACGCCGTGGTTGGAAAGGATAGACTTGTTCAAGAATCTGACCTTGCGAGGCTGAAATATGTGAAGGCCTGCGCAAAAGAGGCCTTTCGGCTCCATCCATATGCACCCTTTAATGTTCCTCATGTATCTACTCAGGACACAGTTGTTGGTGGCTACTTCATCCCGAAAGGTAGCCATGTTATCCTGTGCCGTCCAGGACTTGGCCGTAATCCTCGAATTTGGGGGGATTCGCTAAAGTTCAAGCCTGAGCGCCACATGAATGACATGGATGATGCTAGAATGGATCTGAACGATCCAGAATTAAACATGCTTTCCTTCAGCACTGGAAGACGTGGATGTCCGGGAGTCCTTCTGGGTTCCACACTCACTGTAATGTTGCTGGCCAGACTTCTTCAATGCTTTAACTGGAAGATTCCATCAGGTCTTTCGCAAATTGATTTAGCAGAGGGAATGGATGCTGGCTTCCTTGCCAAACCTCTCTTTGCAGTTGCTGAACCACGATTCCCACAGTTCAACTAG